ATCAGAGGTGAGAAGTCATCATCCATAATCTTGGCCACACCCTCCAGACCCGCCACTTCATACGAGAAAAAGCGATCTGCATATGTACCTTTGATCGGCATGACACAGTTGGTCGTTGCCAGAATAGCACCCGGGAATTGTTCAAAGAGTCTTCTTTGATCGTACCAGGCTTTACCGATATTGCCCTTGAGATGGGTATATTTCTTCAGTGCCGGATAACCGTGCGCAGGTAACATTTCCGAGTGGGTATAGATATTGATTCCTTTACCTTCAGTTTGACGCAGCAGCTCCTCCAATGCATACAGATTATGTCCCGTCACCACAATGCACTGTCCTTCGATCTGATTCTGGCTGACCGTAATCGGTTGCGGTACACCAAAGCGATCCGTATGCGCACGATCTAGCACGTCCATAATGCGGATGGCTGCATTACCTACTTTCATTGCCATCTCCAGATGTTCCTGTACATTAAAATTCGAGTTCGTTAATGTCATATATAATGCCTCATGTGTAATTCGATCCACCTCAGGATCAGAATATCCCAACTGGCGTGCGTGTGTCGCATAAGCAGCGATGCCTTTTAACGCAAAGATCATCGTATCCTGCAAGCTTGCGATTGTTTCGTTTTTGCCGCAAACCCCTACCACGGTACACCCGCCACTCGGCGTCTGTTCGCATTGATAACAAAACATATGATTCCCCTCCAAACTTAGATTAAACGCCGTTCGTTATGTAATAGCGTAACAGACCCTGATATGCGCTAGTGTGATGGTGCACACAGTTTTTGATCTAAATCTATTTTGGTTTTCTAGACCATCATGCAAATTGGAAATAATAATATTCGAAAAAAGGCATATCTCGGTTCATTATGAAAAATACTGTGTACAGCTAAAAACGTATTCATTCCATAATCTTAAAAAATACGGAAATGAAACGATTCTAGATTTTGCTCGTAAGGGTAATACACAGAGAGAAATCTAATATTCAAGGAGCTGGTCAATTGCAACATTATAGACACAGTGCGGAGGAAACCCTTCAGGATGTACAGAGTTCCTCCAAGGGACTCACGACTTCCGAGGCTGCCAAGAGACTTGAAACGGAAGGATATAACGAGTTAAAAGGGAAAGACGCAACACCTGTCTGGAAATTGTTCCTCGAAAATTTCAAAGATCCGATGGTCATCGTGCTGCTGATTGCAGCTGCGGTACAGGTGGTACTTGGACACCTGATTGAATCGTTGATCATATTCCTGGTTATATTGCTCAACGCGATAATCAGCGTAGTTCAGACCAAAAAAGCCGAGAGTTCGCTTGACGCGCTGAAACAAATGTCTGCACCCGAAGCCAAGGTTATTCGGGACGGGCAGAAAAAAACCATCCCAGCGAGGGAACTCGTTCCCG
The window above is part of the Paenibacillus sp. 1781tsa1 genome. Proteins encoded here:
- the hcp gene encoding hydroxylamine reductase is translated as MFCYQCEQTPSGGCTVVGVCGKNETIASLQDTMIFALKGIAAYATHARQLGYSDPEVDRITHEALYMTLTNSNFNVQEHLEMAMKVGNAAIRIMDVLDRAHTDRFGVPQPITVSQNQIEGQCIVVTGHNLYALEELLRQTEGKGINIYTHSEMLPAHGYPALKKYTHLKGNIGKAWYDQRRLFEQFPGAILATTNCVMPIKGTYADRFFSYEVAGLEGVAKIMDDDFSPLIERALSLPAADIQSEQVLTTGYHHETVIGLAPEIIQAVKDGHIRRFFVIAGCDAPGKGGNYYRELATSLPNDTVILTTSCGKFRFNDVDYGTVGDTGIPRYIDLGQCNNSGSTVKIAMALADAFGCTVNELPVSIVLSWFEQKAVAILLGLFSLGIQDIRIGPKPPEFISEGVLDVLVDMFGLKLITTAEEDMNAMLALS